In Deltaproteobacteria bacterium, the genomic window GGGCCAAATTCAATCGTTGTTCCTGATAAAACTGTTTCGGCGTTTTCCCGATTTCCTGAACAAACAGTCTCCGCAGATGTCTGGCCGTGACCCCGAATTTTTCGGCAAATTGCTCTTCCGACAATTCCTTCAAGCCGAGGTCAATGACGGCCCTGAGCGATCTTTGTACGATAGCCGATCTCCCGTACCAGGCGGGCGATAAAGGGGCGGCCTCCGGACGGCACCGGAGACAGGGCCGATAACCGGCCTTCTCGGCCTCATGGCAAGAGGCGAAAAATTCGACATTTTCTATTTTGGGTTTTGCTGGACAAATAGGACGACAATAGATGCCGGTGGATTTAACCCCTATAAAGAACTTGCCGTCAAACCGGTAATCCCGGGCCAGCATGGCTGCATAAAATTGATCATGTGAAGCGCTCATAGTGACAGGATAGCTTTTAAATGCCAATCTCGCTGGCCGTTTTCGGACATGGTCGCCGATTTCTTTCCTATCTTCATTCTAAACCCTCAGGCCCAAGGGGGCGCCACGAAACATGAAAATGAGATTCTCTAGACCTTGGACCTTCGACCGTATTTTCGTACTAAACCCCTTGACGAAACGATACCATGCGGTGTGAAAAGGATCAATGGTCAATAAATGTATAATCGGGGCCAGGAACCTTTCTTTTAGAAATTCAGAAAACGGGGGGGACGGGGGGCTGAAGGTGGGATTCGGGAGAGCGGGGATAAAATTACAGATCTCAGCCATAAAGATAAATAAACTTACCGTTATTTTCCGAGATGTCCATACAAAGCACGTAGGTCTTGTTGTCCTTTCCTTTGAATAAGGTGGTTATGGTTCGGCACAGGTTTCCGGTGGCCAAAGAGATATAACTTTCAGTGATGTACTTGTCCAATTCAACGTCGACCAAAAGATAAAAATATTTTTTCAGGGACAGGTCGTCTCCTTTTCGGGCGCAGCGGAAGATTCTATTCGGTTTGACCTTGGTATTCTTGCTCAATACCGTTTCGGTAAGTTGTATTCCCTGATAATCTAAAATGTATAAGGCCTCAAAATAATGGGTGCAATCGATCATCTCTTCAAGAACGGTATTGTAGTGGTCGGGTTCCCGGTCCTTGATCCGTTCCAGGAGGTGCCGGATTAATTCTTCATATAAATGGTACCGCCCTCTCAGCGCTTTGATTTCCTTTACTTTATGCCTTCGATAGCGATCCTGTGTCCGGGAAACCATCCTTTGTGGTATTTTGTTGATTTCTTCCCGGAACGGCTCGGGCCTGGCAAAATAATATCCCTGCACCAGGTCGGCATCCAACTCGATGGCGCACATGGCCTCCTCTTCCGTCTCGATACCTTCTGCCAGCACCAGGGTCCCGGTTTTTCTGGCCAGATTTCCCAGGGACCTGAATACTTCCTGCTTATGATAATCTTTTTCCAGGTTTTTTACGATAGACCGGTCTATCTTGATGATATCCGGCTTGATGGCAGCGATCCGGTCGAAATTGGAATACCCCGCACCGACGTCATCCAGGGCCGTCAGGAAACCATGATAGCGATAGTATTCAACAAATCTAATCAGGTTATTCAGATTGGTTACTTCGGACTCGATGATTTCGATGACCACATTGGAAGGATTTATATCCCGTTGGGCCACCTGATTCAGGAAATAGCCGTTTTGAGTGACGACCTTATCAAGGAGAGAGCTCTCGATGTTGATGAAAATGAGGTAATTATTCTCAGGTTGAGGGATGGTCTTATAGGAGTCCAGGATTTCGTCCCGGCAGAGCCTGTCCAGTTCGACCATCCTGTTTTCAACTCTGGCGGTTTCGAACAACGCAGTTGGAGAGACAAGGCCCTTTCCCCCCTCTCGAATCCCCCTGATCAGACCTTCATATCCGATTACGGCCCGGCTCTTAAGATTCAGAATCGGTTGAAAATGGACTGCCAGGCCAATGACCCCTAAGACTTGTAAGAGGTCATCTGCCTGGTTCTTTCTTTCCAACTTGCTGTATTGCATAAGAAAAATTATAAAACGGTCTAAGTCGACTCTTCCCCCGCAGATTTCCTTTTTGTATTATCGGCAA contains:
- a CDS encoding EAL domain-containing protein, which translates into the protein MQYSKLERKNQADDLLQVLGVIGLAVHFQPILNLKSRAVIGYEGLIRGIREGGKGLVSPTALFETARVENRMVELDRLCRDEILDSYKTIPQPENNYLIFINIESSLLDKVVTQNGYFLNQVAQRDINPSNVVIEIIESEVTNLNNLIRFVEYYRYHGFLTALDDVGAGYSNFDRIAAIKPDIIKIDRSIVKNLEKDYHKQEVFRSLGNLARKTGTLVLAEGIETEEEAMCAIELDADLVQGYYFARPEPFREEINKIPQRMVSRTQDRYRRHKVKEIKALRGRYHLYEELIRHLLERIKDREPDHYNTVLEEMIDCTHYFEALYILDYQGIQLTETVLSKNTKVKPNRIFRCARKGDDLSLKKYFYLLVDVELDKYITESYISLATGNLCRTITTLFKGKDNKTYVLCMDISENNGKFIYLYG